The genomic segment CGCCGAGCGGGGGTGGTCGCTCCTGCCGGACGGTGGTCCCCTCTTCCGCGACGAACTGGAACGCGGCGCCGCGGGTTTGCCGGAGTGGGAAGCCATGCTGCGGCAATACGCCGAGGCTCAGCGGGAATTGACCCCGTTCGCCGAGGAAATGCAATCACTCGGTGTTCCGGATTCGACCGTGGCCGTCCTTCCGGAGATCTTCGACAGGATCACCGCGGAGAACTCCGTTCTGGGGCAGGCCGACCGCACCGCGTTGCGGGATCTCCGTCCCCGTCTCGTCGACTGGTGTGCGGAGCTCGCGAGCTTCGGGATCGCCGGAACACTCGACCATTCCGACCTGCACGACGGCCAGTCGTTCATGCCGGAACCGGGCCGCTTCGTCTTCTTCGACTGGGGTGACGCGGCCATTGCGCACCCCTTCTGCAGCCTCCTCGTTCCCGGGCGCACGGCCCGCGAGCGGTACGGCCCCGAGGCGCTGCCGCGCCTGCGCGACGCCTACCTGGAACCGTGGACGGGAACCGGCCACACCGCCGCTGAGCTGCGACGATCCGTCAGCCTGGCGTGGCGGCTCGGAGCGATCGGCCGGGCCTGCTCCTGGGGCCGGCTCTTCCCGG from the Streptomyces sp. NBC_01335 genome contains:
- a CDS encoding aminoglycoside phosphotransferase family protein — translated: MRRDETADVDRGRYRDAVTPWESGTWRQSALAWVEAALAAHGLRDAGGRSVRLRPWSVLVRIPVEGHGAVFFKASPPAGAFEAGLTEALSRRIPGRVLEPIAVDAERGWSLLPDGGPLFRDELERGAAGLPEWEAMLRQYAEAQRELTPFAEEMQSLGVPDSTVAVLPEIFDRITAENSVLGQADRTALRDLRPRLVDWCAELASFGIAGTLDHSDLHDGQSFMPEPGRFVFFDWGDAAIAHPFCSLLVPGRTARERYGPEALPRLRDAYLEPWTGTGHTAAELRRSVSLAWRLGAIGRACSWGRLFPGASEGTGGLGDADGARWLRELLTEPPL